In one window of Methanolobus mangrovi DNA:
- a CDS encoding type IV pilin N-terminal domain-containing protein yields the protein MSKANQFLNEDAVSPVIGVILMVAITVILAAVIAAFVFGMGPPEQAPQASIRASATTASNSNSIIMLEHQGGDEVTLTTSATKFSVGGTAVTYGQVQDYFTAGDRLYIAANTSSASGYTLANSTDASIITATANIGNSTETLDVTIIDVGSQQMIGDLSVRF from the coding sequence ATGAGCAAAGCAAACCAATTCCTTAATGAGGATGCAGTATCCCCGGTCATCGGCGTTATCCTGATGGTCGCAATCACTGTAATCCTTGCTGCAGTTATCGCAGCATTCGTATTCGGCATGGGACCACCAGAACAGGCACCACAGGCAAGTATTAGAGCCAGTGCAACTACAGCAAGCAATTCTAATTCAATCATCATGCTTGAACATCAGGGCGGAGATGAAGTTACACTTACAACATCAGCTACCAAATTCAGTGTTGGTGGAACAGCAGTAACATATGGACAAGTACAAGACTACTTCACTGCAGGAGACCGTCTCTACATCGCAGCGAACACTAGCAGTGCTAGCGGGTATACACTTGCAAACTCAACAGATGCCAGTATTATAACCGCTACCGCAAACATTGGCAATTCTACCGAAACCCTTGATGTAACAATCATTGATGTCGGAAGCCAGCAGATGATTGGCGACTTGAGCGTCAGGTTCTAA
- a CDS encoding DUF5371 family protein, with translation MVKIVHAQTVLTEDELAALKKKCNESSTKEALSMAVQHYLECEYTELDDKMWTRKLEKVVQKKNQKKL, from the coding sequence ATGGTTAAAATTGTACACGCACAAACTGTACTTACGGAAGATGAACTGGCGGCTTTAAAGAAGAAATGTAATGAGTCGTCAACGAAAGAAGCCCTGAGTATGGCAGTGCAACATTATCTCGAGTGCGAATATACCGAACTCGACGATAAAATGTGGACCAGAAAGCTTGAAAAAGTGGTCCAGAAGAAGAATCAGAAGAAACTATAA
- a CDS encoding FlaD/FlaE family flagellar protein, translating into MSELPWENKKIAEIMSSAGDEAKLSPDASTIKKGATPPIPDILANAFADMQMEEAKIDTQEPASDVKFNQLPEMSFPSFGDLPDLSVVGQNKSEEPTSNPVGMSFPPSLPSFMNAPGIPETPDPKEGTVNDIPKTLFAMDNSKINNDPFPDTSPKIVSSPKKRSPPPLFDPFIPGGLETDLGNDPEPPATNMPEFVANNPTSFPPSLSSSENLQVSGINQFANTPNDSPSPFFDGPIAGANSIEATPSVGTNPFDSTPSGGANPFQAPHTAGVNPFDAPPTVGANPFEVPAAAGVNPFDAPSTVGANPFDAPSTVGANPFEVPPDASVNPFEAPPAAGVNPFGESFQSAEKSVNGTSNGKVSIKPPINVDSFKKNIEGISVVARGFLKNLTKGKSLIQRMEDMMGGTVSEDFLSANDAKLSVSESPFEHESDRTAAPSPVNPFSAFTDDLKETPDDPRANPFDFDKGPEHVEAIRKVTPIENPVMEMDQKYSLDEDVSNDPLQKTVFNINPEISDIGSDFVEITAFDKSMAQDAENNVDDASRMGLSGIISAKSNGMIADKRYAGIESDIDELKGNLKDMGMQFTSVCGEVEIFSNKVSYLDETLSSFAKASEDVLAQDLVKFADIEEKMSSVGGKVGNFESNLAVIQSDNTSIKSDLLRLEDNVSELVNCYTALLAQMHESLQENESNFSRIDDVSGKLDVIGSRISSMEKSHEDTKSTSMEFSRSISALIDNLGMVSSEFKEFQQESEQKNAAMLEKICSVTEYVEAELKKLGAKSYKGFGQNVHLSNIVKNSGNMKLCMEWLEFLMGLVGRNNLPDILSYYEELGWITEKVRMELLHYAEGIDFYMEKPDWKLTPDDHVKSIWFIESLAGMKVDKNRLSVIDRDIEKVKKGSEIYGI; encoded by the coding sequence TTCCGGAAATGAGTTTTCCTTCATTTGGAGATTTACCAGATTTGTCTGTTGTAGGTCAAAATAAAAGTGAGGAACCAACTTCAAATCCTGTGGGGATGTCTTTTCCTCCTTCTTTACCTTCATTCATGAATGCACCAGGTATTCCTGAAACACCTGATCCAAAAGAAGGTACTGTTAATGACATTCCTAAAACATTGTTTGCTATGGATAACTCTAAAATAAACAATGATCCTTTTCCAGATACCAGTCCAAAAATAGTTTCCTCTCCAAAAAAAAGATCTCCTCCTCCTTTATTTGATCCGTTTATTCCGGGTGGACTAGAGACTGATTTAGGAAATGATCCTGAGCCACCAGCAACAAATATGCCGGAATTTGTGGCTAACAATCCCACATCATTTCCACCATCCTTGTCATCCTCTGAAAATTTACAGGTTTCTGGGATAAATCAATTTGCCAACACTCCCAATGATTCTCCCTCACCTTTCTTTGATGGTCCAATTGCTGGAGCTAACTCAATTGAAGCTACTCCATCGGTTGGTACCAATCCTTTTGATTCCACTCCCTCGGGTGGTGCGAATCCTTTTCAAGCTCCCCATACTGCTGGTGTGAATCCCTTTGATGCTCCTCCCACTGTTGGCGCAAATCCTTTTGAAGTTCCTGCTGCTGCTGGTGTAAACCCTTTTGATGCTCCTTCTACTGTTGGCGCAAATCCTTTTGATGCTCCTTCTACTGTTGGCGCAAATCCTTTTGAAGTTCCTCCTGATGCTAGTGTTAATCCCTTTGAGGCTCCTCCTGCAGCTGGCGTGAATCCCTTTGGTGAGTCTTTCCAGAGTGCTGAAAAATCTGTAAATGGTACTTCTAACGGCAAGGTTTCAATTAAACCTCCTATTAATGTAGATTCATTCAAAAAGAATATTGAAGGGATATCTGTTGTCGCCAGAGGCTTCCTCAAAAATCTGACAAAAGGGAAGAGCCTTATTCAAAGAATGGAGGACATGATGGGAGGTACTGTATCAGAAGATTTCCTATCTGCGAATGATGCAAAGTTATCTGTATCAGAGTCACCATTTGAACATGAATCAGACCGTACTGCCGCTCCTTCTCCTGTTAATCCGTTCTCTGCATTTACGGACGATTTGAAGGAAACACCAGATGATCCTCGGGCAAATCCTTTTGATTTTGATAAGGGGCCTGAGCATGTTGAAGCTATAAGGAAAGTGACTCCTATAGAAAATCCTGTAATGGAAATGGATCAAAAATATTCCCTTGATGAAGATGTGTCGAATGATCCGCTTCAAAAAACAGTTTTCAATATTAATCCTGAAATCTCAGATATAGGTTCAGATTTTGTGGAAATCACAGCTTTTGATAAATCGATGGCTCAAGATGCTGAAAATAATGTTGATGATGCTTCACGGATGGGTTTGTCGGGGATTATCTCTGCAAAATCAAATGGAATGATTGCGGATAAGAGGTATGCTGGCATTGAAAGTGATATCGACGAGCTAAAAGGGAATCTCAAGGATATGGGCATGCAATTCACTTCTGTCTGCGGTGAGGTTGAAATCTTTTCAAATAAGGTTTCGTATCTGGACGAGACATTGTCCTCTTTTGCCAAAGCCAGTGAAGATGTTCTGGCCCAGGATCTGGTAAAATTCGCAGATATTGAAGAAAAGATGAGTTCTGTGGGTGGGAAGGTTGGTAATTTTGAATCCAATCTTGCGGTTATCCAATCTGATAATACTTCTATCAAATCAGATCTTCTCAGGCTGGAAGACAATGTTTCTGAACTTGTGAATTGTTATACTGCACTTCTCGCACAGATGCATGAGTCATTGCAAGAAAACGAATCAAATTTTTCCCGTATTGATGATGTTTCAGGTAAGCTGGATGTAATTGGTTCAAGGATCAGTTCCATGGAAAAATCTCATGAAGATACAAAATCGACTTCGATGGAATTTTCAAGATCCATATCTGCATTAATTGATAATCTTGGCATGGTTTCTTCTGAGTTCAAGGAGTTCCAGCAGGAATCCGAGCAGAAGAATGCTGCAATGCTTGAGAAGATATGTTCTGTCACCGAGTATGTGGAAGCAGAATTAAAAAAACTGGGTGCCAAAAGTTATAAGGGATTCGGGCAGAATGTCCATCTTTCCAATATTGTAAAGAATTCAGGCAACATGAAACTCTGTATGGAGTGGCTTGAGTTTTTGATGGGCCTTGTAGGCCGTAATAATCTTCCTGACATACTTTCTTATTATGAAGAACTCGGCTGGATCACTGAAAAAGTGAGAATGGAATTACTGCATTATGCTGAGGGTATTGATTTCTACATGGAGAAGCCTGACTGGAAACTTACGCCAGATGACCATGTTAAATCTATCTGGTTCATCGAAAGTCTTGCCGGTATGAAGGTGGATAAGAACAGGCTATCTGTTATCGATAGGGATATCGAGAAGGTCAAAAAAGGCTCTGAGATATACGGAATCTGA
- a CDS encoding DUF2189 domain-containing protein — MDYEVALKNSWNVVKDNLVTFIVGLLITAVGSILIVTIAPLVYGFTFMAVKGARGEIVEINDVFEGFKKDNFIRSWTFMLVYMVVAGILGEIASILSTIVGILFMFTMPLLVIKGYGGIDGIKESIEIVKTVPVESIIVYVITLVLTMIGAILLGVGLLITVPISTVFLANATFELSKK; from the coding sequence TTGGATTATGAAGTAGCTTTGAAGAACTCCTGGAATGTTGTGAAAGATAATCTCGTAACATTTATAGTTGGTTTATTGATAACCGCAGTAGGTTCGATATTGATAGTCACCATTGCACCCCTTGTTTATGGATTTACATTCATGGCAGTCAAAGGAGCAAGAGGAGAGATAGTAGAAATAAATGATGTGTTTGAGGGCTTCAAAAAGGATAACTTTATCCGAAGCTGGACATTCATGCTTGTGTACATGGTCGTTGCCGGAATACTTGGAGAAATAGCATCCATACTCAGCACAATAGTAGGAATATTGTTCATGTTCACGATGCCATTGCTCGTCATTAAAGGATATGGCGGCATTGATGGAATAAAAGAAAGTATCGAGATTGTTAAGACAGTCCCCGTGGAAAGTATAATCGTTTATGTGATTACGCTTGTTCTCACCATGATCGGCGCAATTCTTCTGGGTGTTGGACTGCTGATTACAGTACCTATCAGTACAGTATTCCTGGCAAATGCAACATTCGAGCTTTCTAAAAAATAG
- a CDS encoding class I SAM-dependent methyltransferase, producing MEYQNIDWSKVWIEQMEKHLQCGNKKKASIWEDKESAKRFWEMSQKDNQKRARETIRTLNITPQSRVLDIGAGPGTLAIPLSKEVNHITAVEPSTGMIEVFEENMADYECNNISIVKKRWEDIDVEKDLDGPYDVIIASFSLGMPDIHKSIEDMLAVSSGHIYLYWFAGETSWDMHSRKIWPQLHGKEYYPTPKCNIIYNLLYQMGIYPNMETFTLGRTEIYNSMSEVINNLSNHFSVTTDKQQEILEQYMEKTLRKENGNYIYDARSTRVKMWWNTQDY from the coding sequence ATGGAATATCAGAATATAGATTGGAGCAAAGTATGGATAGAACAAATGGAAAAACACCTGCAATGCGGAAACAAAAAGAAGGCTTCAATATGGGAGGATAAAGAGAGTGCAAAAAGATTCTGGGAAATGTCACAGAAAGATAATCAGAAAAGAGCCAGAGAAACGATCAGAACTCTGAACATTACACCACAATCCAGAGTACTTGACATTGGAGCAGGCCCTGGAACACTTGCAATCCCACTTTCCAAAGAAGTAAACCACATTACTGCCGTGGAACCTTCAACGGGCATGATAGAAGTCTTTGAAGAGAACATGGCTGATTATGAATGCAACAATATATCCATTGTCAAAAAGAGATGGGAAGACATAGATGTTGAAAAGGACCTTGACGGACCTTATGATGTAATAATCGCATCATTCTCCCTTGGCATGCCGGACATTCACAAGTCAATAGAGGATATGCTGGCGGTATCTTCAGGACATATCTACCTATACTGGTTTGCCGGTGAAACATCATGGGACATGCATTCCCGCAAAATATGGCCGCAACTTCACGGAAAGGAATACTACCCCACACCAAAGTGCAATATAATCTATAACTTACTGTACCAGATGGGAATTTATCCCAATATGGAAACTTTCACACTTGGACGCACTGAAATATACAACTCTATGAGTGAAGTAATAAATAACCTCTCAAACCATTTCTCAGTGACAACAGATAAGCAGCAGGAAATACTTGAACAATACATGGAAAAAACCCTTAGAAAGGAAAATGGAAACTATATTTATGATGCACGTTCCACAAGGGTAAAGATGTGGTGGAACACGCAGGATTACTGA
- a CDS encoding PFL family protein, with protein sequence MLIHPEEILETIKMVTSENLDIRTVTMGINLRGCSHPDIDTFNENIYNRIMYYAEDLVKTTNDIQNLYGIPIINKRISVTPIAIVAESCDAADYTSVAQTLDRAAEDTGVDFIGGFSALVQKGMTPGDLKLINSIPRALASTNKVCSSVNVATTKAGINMDAVALMGKIIKETAELTKSNSGIGCAKLVVFANAPEDNPFMAGAFHGIGEPDCVINVGVSGPGVVNSAVRALNDPTLGDISECIKKTAFKITRMGEMVGKEAARRLHAQFGVLDLSLAPTPAIGDSVAAILEAMGLESCGTHGTTAALALLNDAVKKGGAMASSSVGGLSGAFIPVSEDEGMIRAVQRGSLSLDKLEAMTSVCSVGLDMIAVPGDTPSSTIAAIIADEMAIGMINKKTTAVRVIPAPGTKVGDMIEFGGLLGTAPVMPVHEFSSEKFISRGGRIPAPIQSLTN encoded by the coding sequence ATGCTGATCCATCCTGAAGAAATACTTGAAACAATTAAAATGGTGACTAGCGAGAACCTTGATATAAGGACCGTCACCATGGGTATCAACTTGCGTGGTTGCAGTCATCCTGATATAGATACTTTCAACGAGAACATCTACAACAGGATCATGTATTATGCAGAGGACCTCGTCAAGACAACCAATGATATACAGAACCTCTACGGAATTCCAATAATAAACAAAAGGATATCAGTAACTCCTATTGCAATAGTTGCGGAAAGCTGTGATGCCGCAGACTATACATCAGTTGCCCAAACACTGGACAGGGCTGCCGAGGATACAGGCGTTGATTTCATAGGTGGTTTCAGTGCCCTGGTTCAGAAAGGCATGACTCCGGGCGACCTTAAGTTAATAAACTCCATTCCTAGGGCACTTGCAAGCACTAATAAAGTATGTTCTTCAGTAAATGTGGCAACCACCAAGGCTGGTATCAATATGGATGCAGTTGCTCTGATGGGTAAAATTATCAAAGAGACTGCCGAGCTGACTAAATCTAATTCAGGAATTGGTTGCGCTAAACTTGTTGTATTCGCAAATGCCCCAGAAGATAATCCTTTTATGGCAGGCGCATTTCATGGGATAGGCGAACCTGACTGCGTTATAAATGTAGGTGTAAGCGGTCCCGGAGTTGTTAATTCTGCAGTGCGCGCACTAAATGATCCGACACTTGGGGATATATCTGAGTGTATTAAGAAAACTGCTTTCAAGATCACCCGAATGGGCGAGATGGTGGGTAAAGAAGCTGCACGCAGACTGCATGCACAATTCGGTGTGCTCGACCTGTCTCTTGCACCAACGCCTGCTATCGGTGACAGTGTTGCCGCTATCCTGGAAGCCATGGGTCTGGAGAGTTGTGGAACTCACGGCACCACAGCCGCACTTGCGCTTCTCAATGATGCAGTCAAGAAAGGTGGAGCTATGGCATCTTCTTCTGTTGGCGGACTAAGCGGTGCTTTCATTCCTGTAAGTGAGGACGAAGGCATGATAAGGGCCGTACAGAGGGGTTCCCTGTCACTGGATAAACTTGAAGCTATGACCAGTGTATGTTCTGTCGGTCTTGATATGATAGCAGTTCCGGGGGATACTCCGTCTTCAACTATCGCTGCAATAATTGCAGATGAGATGGCAATAGGGATGATCAATAAGAAGACGACTGCTGTAAGGGTGATACCTGCTCCAGGTACAAAAGTCGGAGATATGATAGAGTTCGGCGGCCTTCTTGGAACTGCTCCTGTAATGCCGGTTCACGAATTCAGTTCGGAGAAATTCATATCAAGAGGCGGTCGAATACCTGCTCCTATACAATCTCTTACAAACTGA
- a CDS encoding ACT domain-containing protein: MSSSRFIITVIGIDKIGIVAGITQVMALYNVNIVDISQTIMDDLFTMIMLAQIKEENFDLAGFQQAMSEKGSELGVEVKVQHEDAFHFMHRI; encoded by the coding sequence ATGTCATCTAGTCGTTTTATAATCACTGTTATTGGAATTGATAAGATTGGTATTGTTGCGGGAATCACGCAGGTCATGGCACTATATAATGTCAACATTGTAGACATCAGTCAGACCATCATGGATGACCTGTTCACGATGATAATGCTGGCGCAGATAAAAGAAGAGAACTTCGATCTGGCAGGTTTCCAGCAGGCAATGTCTGAAAAGGGTTCAGAGCTTGGTGTTGAGGTAAAGGTCCAGCACGAAGATGCATTCCATTTCATGCACAGGATATGA
- a CDS encoding shikimate kinase: MIITLIGMPGAGKSSAGQKLASLLGYEFIDTDKLVIDGSGTGLQDIVNDLGDMALIRAEEQSILDLKLEDNCIIATGGSVVYSEKAMEFLKAKSVVVYLDVPFGTIVMRLSNIATRGVVGLKEKGLHGLYEERTVLYRAFADHIIEVGRKDKVVDVTKKIMEEVLPESDAGIDVNAG; the protein is encoded by the coding sequence ATGATTATAACTTTGATCGGTATGCCTGGTGCAGGCAAAAGTTCTGCCGGACAGAAATTAGCATCCTTGCTGGGTTATGAATTCATCGATACTGATAAGCTTGTAATAGATGGGTCGGGAACCGGCCTTCAGGACATTGTCAATGACCTGGGGGACATGGCTCTCATAAGGGCAGAGGAACAAAGCATACTCGATCTTAAGCTGGAGGATAACTGCATCATTGCAACAGGTGGAAGTGTTGTTTATTCTGAGAAAGCGATGGAATTCCTGAAAGCAAAATCTGTTGTCGTGTATCTTGATGTTCCGTTTGGTACTATTGTTATGAGGCTGTCCAATATCGCCACAAGAGGTGTGGTGGGCCTGAAAGAAAAAGGATTACATGGTCTGTACGAGGAAAGGACTGTACTTTACAGAGCTTTTGCAGATCATATTATTGAAGTTGGCAGGAAAGACAAAGTAGTAGATGTCACAAAAAAGATAATGGAGGAGGTCCTGCCAGAATCTGACGCAGGTATTGATGTGAATGCCGGATAA